In the genome of Mucilaginibacter defluvii, one region contains:
- a CDS encoding XkdF-like putative serine protease domain-containing protein, with product MKKLPLIELTINPEDNSFVSAVALVENAAIESDFIAFSKDTAIEKFSINDERKELLGAAMIPDVPIYRNSEQNGEYMATFSKQTIRQIAQVFAQKGLFNSTNIEHTLIPAESLIFQSYITDQEKGINAPKGIDCPDGSWIIGVKILNDSVWQNIKAGKIKGFSVEGIFRAIDTQTTVELSKANDFDKAINEVIASINELVN from the coding sequence ATGAAAAAATTACCACTTATAGAACTAACCATTAATCCTGAAGATAATTCATTTGTTTCGGCTGTAGCTTTAGTTGAAAACGCTGCAATTGAAAGCGATTTCATTGCATTTTCAAAAGATACAGCAATTGAAAAATTTTCAATTAATGATGAGCGAAAAGAATTGTTAGGTGCTGCTATGATACCTGATGTGCCTATCTATAGAAATTCAGAGCAAAACGGGGAATACATGGCAACGTTCTCAAAGCAAACAATTCGTCAAATTGCGCAGGTCTTTGCTCAAAAAGGACTTTTTAATAGCACCAACATTGAGCATACATTAATACCAGCAGAATCGCTAATATTTCAATCCTACATTACCGACCAAGAAAAAGGAATCAACGCACCCAAAGGGATTGATTGTCCTGATGGTAGCTGGATTATAGGGGTTAAAATCCTTAATGATTCAGTTTGGCAGAATATCAAAGCTGGAAAAATTAAAGGCTTTTCTGTTGAGGGAATCTTCAGAGCAATCGATACTCAAACTACTGTTGAATTATCTAAAGCCAATGATTTTGATAAAGCTATTAATGAGGTGATAGCATCCATTAATGAACTGGTTAATTAA
- a CDS encoding lysozyme, with translation MRIDKAGRDFIYKEEGVKLKAYLDVAGVPTIGVGFTYYPHGGKVKLADIITLKQCNEYFTTIVQSFENAVSKAVKINLNQHQFNALVSFSFNVGIQAFKSSTLLEKINAQSTEQDIRAEFLKWKRAGGKVVDGLLKRRMREANLYFTA, from the coding sequence GTGAGGATAGATAAAGCGGGAAGGGATTTCATTTACAAAGAAGAGGGTGTTAAGCTTAAAGCTTACCTTGATGTTGCCGGTGTACCCACTATTGGTGTAGGGTTTACTTACTATCCACATGGTGGCAAAGTTAAATTAGCCGATATAATCACTTTAAAACAATGCAACGAATACTTTACTACCATTGTTCAATCTTTTGAAAATGCCGTTTCTAAGGCTGTTAAAATTAATCTCAATCAACATCAGTTCAACGCACTTGTATCATTTTCATTTAACGTAGGTATACAAGCGTTCAAGAGTTCAACCCTACTTGAAAAAATCAATGCTCAATCAACTGAACAAGATATTAGAGCAGAATTCTTGAAATGGAAGCGTGCCGGGGGCAAAGTGGTTGATGGGCTTCTTAAACGCAGAATGAGAGAAGCCAATTTATATTTTACTGCCTAA
- a CDS encoding phage holin family protein → MFNLFNFFNGLWSFISKFLLWFLVFTTPIHQFLITIYVLLLVDLITGIYCKVVIKREPFTSKRLKDTTVKFIGYSMAVFIGLMVDIAMLGDSALMLARIVAGYIMLTEFQSGIENISIITGTNLWVMIKDKVTELFNSKIIKQKDENN, encoded by the coding sequence ATGTTTAACCTGTTTAATTTCTTCAATGGCTTATGGTCATTTATCAGCAAATTCCTTTTATGGTTCCTTGTTTTTACCACGCCAATACATCAATTCTTGATTACTATTTATGTATTGTTACTGGTTGATTTAATTACCGGTATTTACTGCAAAGTAGTTATCAAAAGAGAGCCTTTTACCAGTAAGCGGTTGAAAGATACCACTGTCAAATTTATTGGTTATTCCATGGCGGTCTTTATAGGGCTTATGGTAGATATAGCGATGCTTGGAGATAGCGCATTGATGTTAGCCCGGATAGTTGCTGGTTATATTATGCTAACCGAATTCCAAAGCGGAATTGAAAACATAAGCATCATCACCGGTACCAACTTATGGGTAATGATTAAGGATAAAGTAACTGAGTTATTTAACTCAAAAATCATTAAACAAAAAGATGAAAATAATTAA